The following coding sequences are from one Mesorhizobium onobrychidis window:
- a CDS encoding ABC transporter ATP-binding protein, which produces MTAYLKLDHIDKSFARGGQVSEVLKGIRLTIDKGEFVSIIGHSGCGKSTLLNLIAGLTKVTAGAVLLEDKEVDSPGPERAVVFQNHSLLPWLTVYENINLAVSKVFGRTRSRAERHDWIMRNLDLVQMAHARDKRPAEISGGMKQRVGIARALAMEPKILLLDEPFGALDALTRAHLQDAVMDIHSRLGSTTIMITHDVDEAVLLSDRIVMMTNGPAATIGEVLPVPLARPRHRVELSSDRTFLRCREAVLKFLYERHRFVEAAE; this is translated from the coding sequence ATGACGGCCTATCTGAAACTCGACCATATCGACAAGTCCTTCGCCCGCGGCGGCCAGGTCAGCGAGGTGCTGAAGGGCATCCGGCTGACGATCGACAAGGGCGAATTCGTCTCGATCATCGGCCATTCCGGCTGCGGCAAGTCGACCTTGCTCAACCTGATCGCCGGACTGACGAAAGTGACCGCCGGCGCGGTCCTGCTCGAAGACAAGGAGGTCGACAGCCCTGGTCCTGAACGCGCCGTGGTGTTCCAGAACCACAGCCTGCTGCCATGGCTCACCGTCTACGAAAACATCAACCTGGCGGTGTCTAAGGTCTTCGGCCGCACCAGGAGCCGGGCCGAACGGCACGACTGGATCATGCGCAATCTCGACCTCGTGCAGATGGCACATGCCAGGGACAAGCGGCCCGCTGAGATATCGGGCGGCATGAAGCAGCGCGTCGGCATCGCCCGCGCGTTGGCCATGGAACCGAAGATCCTGCTGCTCGACGAACCGTTCGGTGCGCTCGACGCGCTGACGCGCGCGCATCTGCAGGACGCGGTGATGGATATCCATTCGAGGCTTGGCTCGACGACGATCATGATCACCCACGACGTCGACGAGGCGGTGCTGTTGTCCGATCGCATCGTCATGATGACCAACGGTCCGGCGGCGACCATCGGCGAGGTGCTTCCCGTGCCGCTGGCCCGGCCGCGCCACCGCGTCGAGCTGTCCTCCGACCGGACCTTCCTGCGCTGCCGCGAGGCGGTGCTGAAGTTCCTCTACGAACGCCACCGCTTCGTCGAAGCCGCGGAGTAG
- the ntrB gene encoding nitrate ABC transporter permease: MSIQAIEDTKVKAFPTPAKPAEVIAFTAKVRRRFDPAAIAGKLASTLVPPAIVIVVMLVIWQIACSSPNASLPPPSQVWNEAYDLIAHPFFDYGPQDIGLAWRVLISLQRVAIGFGLAAIVGVALGALVGQSIWAMRGLDPVFQILRTVPPLAWLPLSLAAFRDSSPSAIFVIFITSIWPVIINTAVGVRNIPEDYRNVSRILRLNQLEFFVKIMVPAAAPYIFTGLRIGIGLSWLAIVAAEMLTGGVGIGFFIWDAWNSSRLPDIIVALAYIGVTGFCLDRLVAAVGAFVTRGTTAK; this comes from the coding sequence ATGTCTATCCAAGCCATCGAGGACACCAAGGTCAAGGCGTTCCCCACGCCTGCCAAGCCCGCAGAGGTCATAGCTTTCACCGCCAAGGTGAGGCGCCGCTTCGATCCCGCCGCGATCGCCGGCAAGCTGGCGAGCACGCTGGTACCGCCGGCAATCGTCATCGTCGTCATGCTCGTCATCTGGCAGATCGCCTGCTCGTCGCCCAACGCCAGCTTGCCGCCACCTAGCCAGGTATGGAACGAGGCCTACGATCTGATCGCCCATCCGTTCTTCGACTATGGTCCGCAGGATATCGGACTGGCCTGGCGGGTGCTGATCTCGCTGCAGCGCGTCGCCATCGGCTTCGGCTTGGCTGCAATCGTCGGCGTCGCGCTCGGCGCTCTGGTCGGCCAGTCGATCTGGGCGATGCGCGGCCTCGACCCTGTGTTCCAGATCCTGCGCACCGTGCCGCCGCTCGCCTGGCTGCCGCTGTCGCTGGCCGCTTTCCGCGATTCCAGCCCGTCGGCGATCTTCGTCATCTTCATCACCTCGATCTGGCCGGTGATCATCAACACCGCCGTAGGCGTCCGCAACATTCCAGAGGACTATCGCAACGTCTCCCGCATCCTCAGGCTCAACCAGCTCGAATTCTTCGTGAAGATCATGGTGCCGGCCGCGGCACCTTACATCTTCACCGGCCTGCGCATCGGCATCGGCCTGTCCTGGCTCGCCATCGTTGCCGCCGAAATGCTGACAGGCGGCGTCGGCATCGGCTTCTTCATCTGGGACGCCTGGAACTCGTCGCGGCTGCCCGACATCATCGTTGCGCTCGCCTATATCGGCGTCACCGGCTTTTGCCTCGATCGCCTGGTCGCGGCGGTCGGCGCCTTCGTCACCCGCGGCACAACGGCAAAGTGA
- a CDS encoding CmpA/NrtA family ABC transporter substrate-binding protein, translated as MTKRIKTQSALTGVTRRDFLMMSAATAATLAAARALLPSGAYAATAAPEVTGAKLGFIALTDAAPLMIAKEKGLFEKFGMPDVEVLKQASWGATRDNLMLGGEANGIDGAHILTPMPYLMHTGKVTQNNQPMPMAIVARLNYDCQAISVAQEYAGTGVGLDASKLKDAFAAKKAEGKEVKAAMTFPGGTHDLWLRYWLAAGGIDPDKDVSTIVVPPPQMVANMKVGNMDVFCVGEPWNEQLVHQGVGFTAATTGELWKGHPEKALGLRAAFIDKNPNATKAILMAVMEAQQWCEAMENKDEMAAIIGKRQWMNVPTADIIGRLKGDINYGNDRVATGTDLYMKFWKGGVSYPFKSHDSWFLAENIRWGKFAATTDIKALVDQVNREDLWREAAKDLGVAAADIPASSSRGVETFFDGKIFDPANPSAYLDSLKIKASA; from the coding sequence ATGACGAAACGCATCAAAACCCAATCCGCCCTCACGGGCGTAACGCGCCGCGATTTCCTGATGATGAGCGCGGCCACCGCGGCAACACTGGCGGCGGCGCGCGCGCTGTTGCCGTCCGGCGCCTATGCGGCAACGGCAGCGCCGGAAGTCACAGGCGCCAAGCTCGGCTTCATCGCGCTGACCGATGCAGCGCCGCTGATGATCGCCAAGGAGAAGGGCCTGTTCGAAAAATTCGGCATGCCCGATGTCGAAGTGCTCAAGCAGGCCTCCTGGGGCGCGACACGCGACAATCTGATGCTCGGCGGCGAAGCCAACGGCATCGACGGCGCCCATATCCTGACGCCGATGCCCTACCTGATGCACACCGGCAAGGTGACGCAGAACAACCAGCCGATGCCGATGGCGATTGTGGCGCGGCTCAACTACGACTGCCAGGCAATTTCCGTCGCGCAGGAATATGCCGGCACCGGCGTCGGCCTCGATGCCTCCAAGCTGAAGGACGCCTTTGCGGCCAAGAAGGCCGAAGGCAAGGAGGTGAAAGCCGCCATGACCTTCCCGGGCGGCACCCATGATCTCTGGTTGCGCTACTGGCTGGCTGCCGGCGGCATCGATCCCGACAAGGATGTCTCGACCATCGTTGTGCCGCCGCCGCAGATGGTCGCCAACATGAAGGTCGGCAACATGGACGTGTTCTGCGTCGGCGAGCCATGGAACGAGCAACTTGTCCATCAGGGCGTCGGCTTCACCGCCGCCACCACGGGCGAGTTGTGGAAAGGCCATCCGGAAAAGGCGCTCGGCCTGCGCGCCGCCTTCATCGACAAGAACCCGAACGCCACCAAGGCGATCCTGATGGCCGTCATGGAAGCCCAGCAATGGTGCGAAGCCATGGAAAACAAGGACGAGATGGCGGCCATCATCGGCAAGCGGCAATGGATGAACGTGCCGACCGCCGACATCATCGGCCGCCTCAAGGGCGACATCAATTACGGCAACGACCGCGTCGCCACCGGCACCGACCTCTACATGAAGTTCTGGAAGGGCGGTGTGTCCTATCCGTTCAAGAGCCACGACAGCTGGTTCCTCGCCGAAAACATCCGCTGGGGCAAATTCGCGGCGACCACCGACATCAAGGCGCTGGTCGATCAAGTCAACCGCGAAGATCTGTGGCGCGAGGCGGCGAAGGATCTCGGCGTCGCTGCGGCCGACATCCCTGCGTCTTCATCGCGCGGCGTCGAGACCTTCTTCGACGGCAAGATCTTCGATCCGGCCAATCCGTCCGCCTATCTCGACAGCCTGAAGATCAAGGCATCGGCCTGA
- a CDS encoding CmpA/NrtA family ABC transporter substrate-binding protein, which yields MAAEHQINAGFIPLFDSAVLVAAREIGFAAREGVDLTLSRETSWANIRDRIAIGHFDLAHMLGPMPIACNLGLTPLASDTIVPFSLGLGGNCVTVSNTLWTGMATHGALPDLDPARAGKALGALIRERANAGREPMRFAVVHPHSGHNYELRYWLAACGIDPSREIEIVIVPPPFMADALAAGRIDGYCVGEPWNSASVVAGTGHIATVKAAIWKTSPEKVVGVRKAWAEKHPEALSALLRALHHAARWCQDPANRGELAALMAQPSFLGVSPALLMPILTGHLALGGVAELSVEDFFLPFGKAANFPWKSHALWFYTQMVRWGQVKHSAAHMALARDTYRPDLYRAALKPLGVALPGANAKVEGALTAATPVGSAGASLVLGPDGFFDGRIFDPDRIDDYLAIRDWATPTG from the coding sequence ATGGCGGCCGAACACCAGATCAATGCCGGTTTCATACCGCTCTTCGACAGTGCCGTTCTTGTCGCAGCGAGGGAGATCGGCTTTGCCGCGCGCGAAGGCGTCGACCTGACGCTCAGTCGCGAAACGTCCTGGGCCAACATCCGCGATCGCATTGCGATCGGACATTTCGACCTGGCGCATATGCTGGGACCGATGCCGATCGCCTGCAATCTGGGGCTCACCCCACTCGCCTCCGACACGATCGTGCCGTTCTCGCTGGGACTGGGCGGCAACTGCGTAACGGTTTCGAACACGCTCTGGACGGGCATGGCCACGCACGGCGCCTTGCCCGACCTCGATCCGGCGCGAGCCGGCAAGGCCCTGGGAGCGCTGATCCGTGAACGGGCAAATGCCGGTCGCGAGCCGATGCGCTTTGCGGTCGTGCATCCGCACTCGGGGCATAATTACGAACTGCGCTACTGGCTCGCGGCCTGCGGCATCGATCCGTCGCGCGAAATAGAAATCGTCATCGTGCCGCCGCCCTTCATGGCCGACGCACTCGCCGCCGGCAGGATCGACGGCTACTGCGTCGGCGAACCCTGGAACAGCGCCTCGGTCGTCGCCGGCACCGGCCATATCGCCACGGTCAAGGCCGCTATCTGGAAGACCAGCCCCGAGAAAGTCGTCGGCGTGCGCAAGGCCTGGGCCGAAAAACACCCGGAGGCCCTTTCGGCCCTGTTGCGTGCGCTGCATCATGCTGCGCGCTGGTGCCAGGATCCGGCAAACCGCGGTGAACTGGCCGCCCTGATGGCGCAGCCTTCCTTCCTCGGCGTTTCGCCGGCGCTGCTGATGCCGATCCTGACCGGACATCTTGCGCTGGGCGGGGTCGCGGAATTGAGCGTCGAGGACTTCTTTCTTCCTTTCGGCAAGGCGGCGAATTTTCCGTGGAAGAGCCATGCGCTGTGGTTCTACACGCAGATGGTCCGTTGGGGGCAGGTCAAGCACAGCGCTGCCCACATGGCGCTCGCGCGCGACACCTACCGGCCCGACCTCTATCGCGCAGCGCTGAAGCCGCTCGGCGTCGCTCTGCCGGGAGCCAATGCCAAGGTCGAGGGGGCCCTGACCGCTGCCACGCCGGTCGGCTCGGCGGGCGCCAGCCTCGTCCTTGGTCCGGATGGTTTCTTCGACGGCCGCATCTTCGATCCGGACAGGATCGACGACTATCTCGCCATCCGCGACTGGGCAACGCCGACGGGTTGA
- a CDS encoding ANTAR domain-containing response regulator, whose product MIRKSLTVLVIDENHIRASIIEAGLREAGHEQVTVVHDVAGIARRIAEIEPDVIVIDLENPNRDMLENMFQLSRVVKRPIAMFVDRSDQASIEAAVEAGVSAYVVDGLRQERVKPILDMAISRFNAFSRMARELEEARSELEDRKVIDRAKGILMRSRGLSEDAAYTLLRKTAMNQNRKISEIAQSLVTAAGLLDPGES is encoded by the coding sequence ATGATCCGGAAATCCCTCACCGTCCTGGTGATCGACGAAAACCACATCCGCGCCTCCATCATTGAGGCGGGATTGCGGGAGGCCGGGCATGAGCAGGTCACGGTCGTTCACGATGTTGCCGGAATAGCGCGGCGGATCGCCGAGATCGAACCGGACGTAATCGTCATCGACCTCGAAAACCCCAACCGCGACATGCTTGAAAACATGTTTCAGCTTTCGCGCGTCGTGAAGCGGCCGATCGCCATGTTCGTCGATCGGTCGGATCAGGCTTCGATCGAAGCTGCGGTGGAAGCAGGGGTCTCCGCCTATGTCGTCGACGGGCTGCGCCAGGAGCGCGTCAAGCCGATTCTCGACATGGCGATCAGCCGCTTCAACGCATTCTCGCGGATGGCGCGCGAACTGGAAGAAGCCCGCAGTGAATTGGAGGACCGCAAGGTCATCGACCGTGCCAAGGGCATCCTGATGAGGTCGCGCGGCCTGTCGGAGGACGCCGCCTATACGCTTTTGCGCAAGACCGCCATGAACCAGAACCGCAAGATCAGCGAAATCGCGCAGAGCCTGGTGACGGCGGCAGGCCTTCTGGATCCCGGAGAGAGTTGA
- a CDS encoding TIGR02300 family protein yields the protein MAKPELGTKRIDPETGQKFYDLNKDPVVSPYTGKSYPRSYFEEGKIAALEEEEEVAEKEVDAEEEEGVEVVSLEEADEDAKPDDLPDLGEDEDDVDLGDDDDDTFLADEEEEDDDVADMIGVGDDDDEV from the coding sequence GTGGCAAAACCCGAACTTGGCACCAAACGCATCGACCCCGAAACGGGTCAAAAATTCTACGACCTGAACAAGGATCCGGTCGTCTCGCCCTATACCGGCAAGAGCTATCCACGTTCCTATTTCGAGGAAGGCAAGATCGCCGCCCTTGAGGAGGAAGAGGAAGTTGCCGAGAAGGAAGTGGACGCCGAGGAGGAAGAGGGCGTCGAGGTCGTCTCGCTCGAAGAGGCGGACGAGGATGCGAAACCAGACGATCTTCCCGATCTCGGCGAAGACGAGGACGATGTGGACCTCGGCGATGACGACGACGATACTTTCCTCGCCGACGAAGAGGAAGAAGACGACGATGTCGCCGACATGATCGGCGTCGGCGACGACGACGACGAAGTCTGA
- the aroA gene encoding 3-phosphoshikimate 1-carboxyvinyltransferase, whose product MSHTAAPKPATARKSPALSGAARVPGDKSISHRSFMFGGLASGETRITGLLEGEDVMRTGAAMKAMGAHIEKRGAEWVIRGTGNGALLQPEAPLDFGNAGTGSRLTMGLVGTYDMETTFIGDASLSGRPMGRVLEPLRQMGVQVLKATPGDRMPITLHGPKHAAPIAYRVPMASAQVKSAVLLAGLNTPGVTTVIEPVMTRDHTEKMLKGFGANLSVETDERGVRHIFIEGQGKLTGQTIAVPGDPSSAGFPLVAALIVPGSDITIENVLMNPTRTGLLLTLQEMGARIDIVDPRNEGGEDVADLRVRHSELKGVTVPPERAPTMIDEYPVLAVAASFAEGETLMQGLEELRVKESDRLSAVANGLKVNGVDCTEGEASLAVRGKPGGKGLGQHPNGQSTIVQTHLDHRIAMSFLVMGLATEKPVTIDDQVMIATSFPEFMGLMKGLGAKIE is encoded by the coding sequence ATGTCGCATACTGCCGCCCCGAAACCGGCCACCGCCCGCAAATCGCCAGCGCTTTCCGGCGCGGCACGGGTACCCGGCGACAAGTCGATCTCGCACCGCTCGTTCATGTTCGGCGGCCTCGCCTCTGGCGAGACCCGCATCACCGGCCTGCTGGAAGGCGAGGATGTGATGCGCACGGGCGCCGCGATGAAGGCAATGGGCGCGCATATAGAGAAGCGCGGCGCTGAGTGGGTGATCCGCGGCACCGGCAACGGCGCGCTGCTGCAGCCGGAAGCCCCGCTCGATTTCGGCAATGCCGGTACCGGCTCGCGCCTGACCATGGGCCTGGTCGGCACCTACGACATGGAGACGACCTTCATCGGCGACGCCTCGCTGTCCGGCCGGCCGATGGGCCGCGTGCTCGAACCGCTGCGCCAGATGGGCGTGCAGGTGCTGAAGGCGACGCCCGGCGACCGCATGCCGATCACGCTGCACGGGCCCAAGCACGCAGCACCCATCGCCTACCGCGTGCCGATGGCCTCGGCGCAGGTGAAGTCGGCGGTGCTGCTCGCCGGGCTGAACACGCCCGGCGTCACCACCGTCATCGAGCCGGTGATGACGCGCGACCACACCGAAAAGATGCTGAAGGGATTCGGCGCCAATCTGTCGGTCGAGACCGACGAGCGCGGCGTGCGTCACATCTTCATCGAGGGCCAGGGCAAACTCACCGGCCAGACGATCGCTGTGCCGGGCGACCCATCCTCGGCCGGCTTCCCGCTGGTGGCGGCGCTGATCGTGCCGGGCTCGGACATTACAATCGAAAACGTGCTGATGAACCCGACCCGCACCGGGCTTTTGTTGACGCTGCAGGAAATGGGCGCCCGGATCGACATAGTCGACCCGCGCAATGAAGGCGGCGAGGATGTCGCCGATCTGCGCGTGCGCCATTCCGAGTTGAAGGGCGTCACCGTGCCGCCCGAGCGGGCGCCGACGATGATCGACGAGTATCCGGTGCTTGCCGTCGCCGCCAGCTTCGCCGAGGGCGAGACGCTGATGCAGGGACTGGAAGAGTTGCGGGTGAAGGAATCCGACCGGCTGTCGGCAGTCGCGAACGGGCTGAAGGTCAACGGCGTCGACTGCACCGAAGGCGAGGCCTCGCTGGCGGTGCGTGGGAAACCGGGCGGCAAGGGGCTCGGTCAACACCCCAATGGACAGAGCACCATCGTCCAGACTCATCTCGACCACCGCATTGCCATGAGCTTTCTGGTCATGGGACTGGCAACGGAAAAGCCTGTCACCATCGACGACCAGGTGATGATCGCGACGAGTTTTCCTGAATTCATGGGCCTGATGAAGGGGCTGGGCGCGAAGATCGAGTAG
- the cmk gene encoding (d)CMP kinase — protein MTFTIAIDGPAGAGKGTLARRLADHYRLNLLDTGLTYRAVAHALLRLGLPLDNVSAAETAARQVDLAKLDRSVLSAHAVGEAASKVAVIPSVRRILVEKQREFAKAPPGAVLDGRDIGTVVCPDADIKLYVTASAEVRAQRRLAEIESIGGTADFDEILADILRRDERDMGRASSPLKPAADAHLLDTSEMAIEAAFLAAKAIIDDVLAKRNKA, from the coding sequence TTGACCTTCACCATCGCCATCGACGGACCCGCCGGCGCCGGCAAAGGCACGCTGGCGCGGCGGCTGGCTGACCATTACCGCCTGAACCTGCTCGACACCGGCCTCACCTATCGCGCGGTCGCCCATGCGCTGCTTCGGCTCGGCCTGCCGCTCGACAATGTCTCGGCGGCGGAAACCGCGGCGCGGCAGGTCGATCTGGCCAAGCTCGACCGGTCGGTGCTGTCGGCGCATGCGGTCGGCGAGGCGGCTTCGAAAGTGGCTGTTATCCCGTCGGTGCGGCGCATACTGGTCGAAAAGCAGCGTGAATTCGCCAAGGCACCGCCCGGCGCGGTTCTCGACGGCCGCGATATCGGCACCGTCGTCTGTCCCGACGCCGACATAAAACTCTATGTGACGGCGAGCGCCGAGGTGCGGGCACAACGCAGGCTGGCCGAGATCGAGAGCATCGGCGGCACCGCCGATTTCGACGAAATCCTGGCCGATATCCTGCGCCGCGATGAGCGCGACATGGGCAGAGCCTCCTCGCCCTTGAAGCCGGCCGCCGATGCGCACTTGCTCGACACGTCGGAAATGGCTATAGAAGCCGCGTTTCTTGCGGCCAAGGCGATCATCGACGACGTTCTGGCCAAGAGAAACAAAGCCTGA
- the rpsA gene encoding 30S ribosomal protein S1: MSVANPTRDDFASLLEESFSAGHSGEGQVVKGTITAIEKDMAIIDVGLKVEGRVPLKEFGVKGKESTLKVGDTVEVYVERIENALGEAMLSREKARREESWVRLEEKFTKGERVEGVIFNQVKGGFTVDLDGAVAFLPRSQVDIRPIRDVSPLMHNPQPFEILKMDRRRGNIVVSRRTVLEESRAEQRSEIVQNLEEGQVVEGVVKNITDYGAFVDLGGIDGLLHVTDMAWRRVNHPTEILNIGQTVKVQIIRINQETHRISLGMKQLESDPWSEIGTKFPIGKKIKGTVTNITDYGAFVELEPGIEGLIHVSEMSWTKKNVHPGKILSTTQEVDVVVLEVDPAKRRISLGLKQTLENPWQAFASSHPVGSQVEGEVKNKTEFGLFIGLEGDVDGMVHLSDLDWTRPGEQVIEEYNRGDIVKAQVLDVDIDKERISLGIKQLAKDTAGEAATSGELRKNAVVTCEVTGVKDGGLEVRLVDSGIETFIKRSDLSRDRDEQRPERFTVGQKVDARVIAFDKKTRKLQVSIKALEIAEEKEAVAQYGSTDSGASLGDILGAALKKQGS, translated from the coding sequence ATGTCAGTTGCAAATCCCACTCGCGATGATTTCGCGAGCCTGCTCGAAGAATCTTTTTCCGCCGGTCATTCCGGCGAAGGCCAAGTCGTCAAGGGCACGATCACCGCGATCGAAAAGGACATGGCTATCATCGACGTCGGCCTCAAGGTCGAAGGCCGCGTGCCGCTGAAGGAATTCGGCGTCAAGGGCAAGGAGTCGACGCTCAAGGTCGGCGACACTGTCGAAGTCTATGTCGAGCGCATCGAGAACGCGCTTGGCGAAGCGATGCTTTCCCGTGAAAAGGCCCGCCGCGAAGAGAGCTGGGTCCGTCTCGAAGAGAAGTTCACCAAGGGCGAGCGCGTCGAAGGCGTCATCTTCAACCAGGTCAAGGGCGGCTTCACCGTCGATCTCGACGGCGCCGTGGCCTTCCTGCCGCGCAGCCAGGTCGACATCCGCCCGATCCGCGACGTCTCGCCGCTGATGCACAATCCGCAGCCTTTCGAGATCCTCAAGATGGATCGCCGCCGCGGCAACATCGTGGTGTCGCGCCGCACCGTGCTTGAGGAAAGCCGCGCCGAACAGCGTTCGGAAATCGTGCAGAACCTCGAAGAAGGCCAGGTGGTCGAAGGCGTCGTCAAGAACATCACCGACTATGGTGCGTTCGTCGACCTCGGCGGCATCGACGGCCTGCTGCATGTCACCGACATGGCATGGCGCCGCGTCAACCATCCGACCGAAATCCTCAACATCGGCCAGACGGTCAAGGTGCAGATCATCCGCATCAACCAGGAAACCCACCGCATCTCGCTCGGCATGAAGCAGCTCGAGAGCGATCCGTGGTCCGAGATCGGAACGAAATTCCCGATCGGCAAGAAGATCAAGGGCACCGTCACCAACATCACCGACTACGGCGCGTTCGTCGAGTTGGAGCCAGGCATCGAGGGCCTCATCCACGTTTCGGAAATGTCGTGGACGAAGAAGAACGTGCATCCCGGCAAGATTCTGTCGACGACGCAGGAAGTCGACGTGGTGGTGCTCGAGGTCGATCCGGCCAAGCGCCGCATTTCGCTCGGCCTCAAGCAGACGCTCGAGAACCCGTGGCAGGCTTTCGCCAGCAGCCATCCGGTCGGCAGCCAGGTCGAGGGCGAGGTCAAGAACAAGACCGAGTTCGGCCTGTTCATCGGCCTCGAAGGCGACGTCGACGGCATGGTCCATCTTTCCGACCTCGACTGGACCCGTCCGGGCGAGCAGGTGATCGAGGAGTACAATCGCGGCGATATCGTCAAGGCGCAGGTGCTCGACGTCGACATCGACAAGGAGCGCATCTCGCTCGGCATCAAGCAGCTGGCCAAGGACACGGCCGGCGAGGCGGCGACTTCAGGTGAACTGCGCAAGAACGCGGTCGTCACCTGCGAGGTTACCGGCGTCAAGGATGGCGGCCTGGAAGTGCGGCTGGTCGACAGCGGCATCGAGACCTTCATCAAGCGCTCCGATCTCAGCCGTGACCGCGACGAGCAGCGCCCCGAGCGCTTCACGGTCGGCCAGAAGGTCGACGCCCGCGTCATCGCCTTCGACAAGAAGACCCGCAAGCTGCAGGTCTCGATCAAGGCGCTGGAGATCGCCGAGGAGAAGGAAGCTGTTGCCCAGTACGGCTCGACCGACTCCGGCGCTTCGCTGGGCGACATCCTGGGTGCCGCGCTGAAGAAGCAGGGCAGCTAG
- a CDS encoding SDR family NAD(P)-dependent oxidoreductase — protein sequence MTDTLDGRHVVVTGGTGALGGAVVGKLLEQGAICHVPNAHAAAPAHFPFPAHERVRLAHNVDLADPAKVDAFYASVTDLWASIHLAGGFTAAPVEKIEPASFAEMMDTNARTTFLCCRAAIRSMLESSVSGRIVNVTARAGLDLRRGSGMVAYAASKAAVAAMTVAMAEELKGKGILVNAVAPSTLDTPANRADMPAADFGKWVSLEAAAAAIAYLASPANLAMSGTLVPLYGRA from the coding sequence ATGACGGATACACTGGACGGCAGGCATGTTGTGGTGACCGGCGGCACCGGGGCGCTCGGTGGCGCGGTTGTCGGCAAACTGCTGGAGCAGGGCGCGATCTGCCATGTGCCCAATGCCCATGCCGCCGCGCCCGCGCATTTTCCCTTCCCGGCACATGAGCGCGTCAGGCTGGCGCACAATGTCGATCTCGCCGACCCCGCCAAAGTCGATGCGTTCTACGCCAGTGTTACGGATTTGTGGGCATCCATCCATCTGGCCGGCGGCTTCACCGCCGCGCCGGTCGAGAAGATCGAGCCCGCGTCCTTTGCCGAAATGATGGACACCAACGCCCGCACCACCTTCCTGTGCTGCCGCGCGGCGATCCGCTCGATGCTGGAATCTTCCGTGTCGGGCCGCATCGTCAATGTCACGGCGCGCGCGGGGCTCGACCTGCGGCGCGGTTCCGGCATGGTCGCCTATGCCGCCAGCAAGGCGGCGGTCGCGGCAATGACGGTGGCGATGGCGGAAGAACTCAAGGGCAAGGGCATTCTGGTCAACGCGGTCGCGCCCTCGACCCTCGACACGCCGGCCAACCGGGCTGACATGCCGGCAGCCGATTTCGGCAAATGGGTTAGCCTCGAAGCGGCCGCGGCGGCCATTGCCTACCTCGCTTCGCCGGCCAATCTGGCGATGAGCGGCACACTAGTGCCGCTTTACGGCAGGGCCTGA